In a single window of the Pseudomonas sp. B21-015 genome:
- a CDS encoding DUF2933 domain-containing protein, with protein sequence MNHSSPSTPPAPSFWRSKPGIALGMLLVIGMFYLAREHYGHIYPILPYLILLLCPLMHLFGHHHGGRH encoded by the coding sequence ATGAACCATTCATCGCCCTCGACGCCGCCAGCCCCCTCTTTCTGGCGCAGCAAACCCGGCATCGCGCTGGGCATGCTGCTGGTGATCGGGATGTTCTACCTGGCTCGTGAGCACTACGGCCATATCTACCCGATTCTGCCCTACCTGATTCTATTGCTGTGCCCGCTGATGCACCTGTTCGGGCATCACCACGGCGGCAGACACTGA
- a CDS encoding copper-translocating P-type ATPase: MHPEIRQRGPGTCPKCGMTLEPVLPELEESDNPELADFSRRFWWTLPLTLAVTALAMGSHGLSLFHGATQNAVELVLATPVVLWAGWPFYVRGARSVIQRSPNMWTLIGLGTAAAFLYSLAATLTPGLFPATFMMDGRVGVYYEAAAVIISLTLLGQMLELKARSQTSAAIKSLLGLTPKTARRINADGSEADIALSHVHSGDTLRVRPGEKVPVDGVVLQGESAVDESMLTGEPVPVMKRPGDGLIGATLNTHGSLVMQAQKVGQATVLAQIVQMVVQAQRSKAPMQRLADVIAGYFVMVVIAIAALTFVGWGLWGPQPSWVFGLINAVAVLIIACPCALGLATPMSVMVATGKAAGSGVLFRDAAAIENLRKIDILIVDKTGTLTEGRPAFHSVEPAPGYNADEVLRLAASLDQGSEHPLAHAIVERARANGLVLSTPQTFESASGIGVRGQVDGHSVQLGNTALMAEAGIALETLQPHAEQLRSDGTSIMYLGVDGVLAGLLAVADPIKPTTRLAVECLQANGVQVIMATGDGLTTARAVARQLGIEDVHGEVKPQDKERLVAGLQERGHRVAMAGDGINDAPALARADVGIAMGTGTDVAMNSAQVTLVKGDLLGILHARKLSVATVRNMHQNLAFALAYNAMGIPLAAGLFYPLTGHLLSPLVAALAMSVSSASVVFNALRLRRAAID; the protein is encoded by the coding sequence ATGCACCCGGAAATACGCCAGCGCGGTCCGGGGACATGCCCCAAGTGCGGCATGACCCTTGAGCCGGTGTTGCCCGAACTGGAGGAGTCGGACAACCCTGAGCTCGCGGACTTTTCCCGGCGCTTCTGGTGGACCCTGCCGCTGACCCTGGCAGTGACCGCGCTGGCGATGGGCAGCCATGGCTTGAGCCTGTTTCACGGCGCCACACAGAACGCGGTCGAACTGGTGCTCGCCACGCCCGTCGTGCTTTGGGCCGGCTGGCCGTTCTATGTGCGTGGCGCGCGCTCCGTCATCCAGCGCAGCCCCAACATGTGGACGCTGATCGGCCTGGGCACTGCGGCAGCCTTCCTCTACAGCCTTGCCGCCACCCTGACACCCGGCCTGTTTCCAGCCACCTTCATGATGGACGGCCGGGTTGGCGTGTACTACGAAGCAGCGGCGGTAATTATTTCCCTGACGCTGCTCGGACAGATGCTGGAACTCAAGGCGCGCTCGCAAACCTCGGCCGCGATCAAATCACTGCTCGGCCTGACGCCCAAGACCGCGCGCCGGATCAACGCCGACGGCAGCGAAGCAGACATTGCACTGAGCCATGTGCACAGCGGCGACACCTTGCGCGTGCGCCCCGGCGAGAAAGTCCCGGTCGACGGTGTGGTGCTGCAGGGCGAAAGCGCGGTGGACGAGTCCATGCTCACAGGCGAGCCGGTCCCCGTGATGAAACGGCCTGGGGACGGGCTGATCGGCGCCACCCTCAATACCCACGGCAGCCTGGTGATGCAGGCGCAGAAAGTGGGCCAAGCGACCGTGCTCGCGCAAATTGTGCAGATGGTGGTCCAGGCACAACGCTCCAAGGCCCCGATGCAACGGCTGGCAGACGTGATTGCCGGCTACTTCGTCATGGTAGTGATCGCCATTGCCGCGCTGACTTTTGTCGGATGGGGGTTGTGGGGGCCGCAACCTAGCTGGGTGTTCGGCCTCATCAATGCAGTGGCCGTGCTGATCATCGCCTGCCCGTGTGCCCTCGGTCTGGCCACACCCATGTCGGTAATGGTCGCCACCGGCAAGGCGGCCGGCAGCGGCGTGCTCTTCCGGGATGCGGCGGCGATCGAGAACCTGCGCAAGATCGACATCCTGATCGTGGACAAGACCGGCACCCTCACCGAAGGTCGTCCGGCGTTCCACAGCGTCGAACCTGCGCCCGGTTACAATGCTGACGAGGTACTGCGCCTGGCCGCCAGCCTTGACCAGGGCAGCGAACACCCGTTGGCCCATGCCATCGTCGAACGTGCTCGCGCCAATGGCTTGGTGTTGAGCACACCGCAGACGTTCGAGTCGGCGTCAGGGATCGGCGTGCGCGGCCAGGTCGACGGGCACAGTGTTCAACTGGGCAACACCGCACTGATGGCGGAAGCCGGCATCGCCCTGGAAACCCTGCAACCCCACGCCGAGCAACTGCGCAGCGACGGAACCAGCATCATGTACCTGGGCGTGGATGGCGTGCTCGCGGGGTTACTCGCCGTCGCCGACCCGATCAAACCCACCACCCGGCTGGCCGTAGAGTGTCTACAGGCCAATGGTGTGCAGGTGATTATGGCAACCGGAGACGGCCTCACTACCGCCCGCGCCGTCGCCCGCCAACTGGGTATCGAAGACGTCCATGGCGAGGTCAAGCCGCAGGACAAGGAGCGCCTGGTCGCCGGATTGCAGGAACGCGGGCACCGTGTGGCAATGGCCGGCGACGGCATCAACGACGCCCCGGCCCTGGCCCGTGCCGACGTCGGCATCGCTATGGGCACCGGCACCGATGTCGCCATGAACAGCGCTCAAGTCACCCTGGTCAAGGGCGACCTGCTCGGCATTCTGCATGCCCGCAAGCTGTCGGTGGCAACCGTGCGCAACATGCACCAGAACCTGGCTTTTGCCCTGGCCTACAACGCCATGGGCATCCCCCTCGCCGCCGGGTTGTTCTACCCATTGACCGGGCACCTGTTGTCCCCGTTGGTGGCTGCACTGGCCATGAGCGTGAGCTCTGCCTCGGTGGTGTTCAACGCCTTGCGCCTGCGCCGAGCCGCGATTGACTGA
- a CDS encoding transporter substrate-binding domain-containing protein — translation MKTIKSTMLLGSLLALSCGAQAEQSPSHLDTVLQQGQLRVCTTGDYKPYTFKGEDGEYSGIDIAMARSLADSLGAKVEWVQTTWKTLMPDMLAGKCDIGVGGISVTLERQKKAFFSTTLDVDGKIPLVRCEDQAQYQTIEQINQPSVRLVEPAGGTNEAFVHAFLPKAQLQLHDNVTIFQELLDKKADVMITDASEALYQQKLKPGLCAVNPTQFMQYGEKAYLLPRDDISWKLYVDQWLHLAKVTGSHQKILGQWIATPEAK, via the coding sequence ATGAAAACCATAAAAAGCACAATGCTGCTCGGTAGCCTGCTGGCTCTATCCTGCGGCGCTCAGGCAGAACAGAGCCCTTCGCACCTGGACACCGTCCTGCAACAAGGCCAACTTCGCGTTTGCACCACAGGCGACTACAAACCCTATACCTTCAAAGGTGAAGACGGCGAATACTCGGGAATCGATATCGCCATGGCCCGCTCACTGGCCGACAGCCTGGGCGCGAAGGTTGAGTGGGTCCAGACCACCTGGAAAACCCTGATGCCCGACATGCTCGCGGGCAAATGCGACATCGGTGTCGGCGGCATCTCCGTCACCCTGGAACGCCAGAAAAAAGCCTTCTTCAGCACCACGCTGGATGTCGACGGCAAAATCCCGCTGGTGCGCTGCGAAGATCAGGCGCAATACCAGACCATAGAACAAATCAACCAGCCTTCGGTTCGCCTGGTCGAACCAGCCGGCGGCACCAACGAGGCTTTCGTTCACGCCTTCCTGCCCAAAGCGCAACTGCAGCTTCACGACAACGTGACCATCTTCCAGGAACTGCTGGACAAGAAAGCTGACGTGATGATTACCGATGCGTCGGAAGCGCTGTATCAGCAGAAACTCAAACCGGGTTTGTGTGCGGTTAACCCGACGCAATTTATGCAGTATGGGGAGAAGGCTTACTTGCTGCCGCGTGATGACATTAGCTGGAAGTTGTATGTCGATCAGTGGCTGCACTTGGCCAAGGTGACGGGGAGTCACCAGAAAATTTTGGGGCAGTGGATCGCGACGCCAGAGGCTAAATAG